CGCCACAACCTATCTACATGAGAGATTTTAGTTATTCTATCGACAATCCACGTCAGGAAATAGCACATCATATTGCTAAAGTTTCGGCTTTCAAGCGTTTTGAGCATTTTGGTAAAGTATCGGCAACCTATAGTTTCCAATACAATCATCGACAAGAATTCGATATCCGTCGTGGAGATCTTAAGAATACGCCGAGTATGGATTTGGAATTGATAACCCATCAATTAAATCTAAACGATTTGCTGGAACGCGAAAAATGGTCTTTAGAAACTGGCATCGACTTGATATATCAGAACAACTATTCGAATCCGAAAACCCAAAGTCGTCGTTTGGTTCCTAATTATGATAAATATTCGGGAGGCCTATATTCAATTTTTAAATATAAAATCGCAAATAACTTTCAAGCGGAAATCGGTGCACGTTATGATGTAACACATTATAATGTAACGAAATGGTATGACATCAAAGATTGGACAACTAACTATGCTAAAGATTTTTCGGAATTTTATGTAAGAACCAATCAAAACAGAGTTTTGACCAATCCTATCCTCAATTATCACAATTTGTCTTATAATGCAGGATTAGACTGGAAAATTTCTCCAGAATTCAGCATCAAATTCAACTATGCAAGAGTGGAAAGAACGCCTAATATTGCAGAACTTTTCGCCGAGGGTCTTCACCACTCTGCTGCTATTATTGAAAAAGGAAATATGCGCTTGCAAAATGAGAAAGGTAATCAGCTCAATCTTTTGATAGACGGAAAACTTCATCTGCTTGGCGGTTTAGACTTTAGTATTAATTCTTATTATTTTGCTACGAACAATTTCATCAACCAAATTCCGACAGGCATTCAGCAAGCGACACAGGTTGGGCCTTTCCCTGTTTGGGAGTATCAACAAATTAATGCTAAAATGTATGGCGTTGACTTGGACATCAATTGGAAACTGACAGACAATTTAACGTATCGCGGACGCGGCGCTTATCTTTATGGACAAGATACTACACACGATGAGCCACTTATTTTGATGATGCCAACCAATTTCAGCAACAATTTAGAATTTCATAAAAAAGAATGGAAAAACTTTAGTTTAAGTCTAGAAAACAAAACGGTGTTACGACAAAATCGTTTTCCAATACATAACTCTGAAATCGTATTTTATGAAGATGGCGAGGAAATTACGAAAACTGTGGATTTTAGCACACCGCCTGACGGATATAGCCTTTGGAATGTACAAGCTGGATTCAATTTAGCCAAAAATTTATACACTGGCGTAAGCATTCAAAATCTATTTAATAAAAGTTACCGCGATTATCTCAACCGACTCAGATATTTCTCGGACGACTTAGGACGTAACTTTATCTTCAATATTCGGTACAATTTTTAGTACAATCAAAACAATTCAAAATCAAAACTTTAAAAAAAATGAAAAATATAATTTCAATCCAAAAACTAAGTTTATTATTAATAATTTCCATCTTCACAATCCTAGTTATATCATGCAACCGGGACAACGATATAGAAGATGATTTTCCACAAGAAGAAATTACAAATATCATCTTACACATTACCCATGACGCAACAGGAACTACACAAAACTACAATTACAGTGTTGGCTCTGGATCTGCTCCGGCAATTAAACTGGAAGACGGTGCAACATACATTGTTAATGCACAATTTATGAATGGGAACGAAGATGTAACTAATGAAATTAATCTTGCCAAAGACGAACACTTTTTAATTTATGATTTCCCAAGATCCACGATTAACCTTGAACGTCTTGACATCCCAAATAAAGATGGAATAAAAATCGGTTTAAAAACAAAATGGACTGTTGTAAAAGCGGTGAAAGACTCTTCACCAAAATTAATTATGACTTTGATTCATGATCCATTATCTTCGAGCGAGGCACAAAACGGCAGCGCATGGGGAAGCATCTCAGGTGGCGAAACCGACTCGGAAGCAACATACGGTATTACGAACTAAGCGATTAATAATCAGAATTTTTGCTAAGATGAATTCAATTTAAACCAAAAAATTAAAATTAACATATTTTATGAGCGATTTGCTGACATTAGACCCAAGTTTAATTTTGCGAATCGCTCTTTTTTGACTATTTTTGCAAACTAAAATTTCAATTATTAAACATGAACGTTACAGCACAAAATCACGATGAAGTAAGTGCATTACTTACTGTAACATTGGATAAATCAGACTACAAAGAAAAAGTTGAAAAAACATTGATTAACTACGCTAAAAATGCGCAAGTTCCTGGATTCAGAAAAGGAAAAGTGCCATTAAGCATGGTTAAAAGACAATACGAAGCTGGTATCGCTTTTGAAGAAATCAACAAACAAGTTTCTGAAGCGTTAAACAACTATGTTAACGACAACAAACTAAGACTAGTTGGTCAACCAGTCCCTCAACCAATGAACGAGTTCGATTACAACGCAGACCAACTATCTGTAGGATTCGAGATTGGTTACGAACCAGAATTCACTATCGATCTTTCGAAATACGAAGCACCACACTTCCAAGTGGAAGCTTCTGATAAAGAAATCAACACAAGTGTAGAAAATATGCAAAAGCGTTTCGCGGAGCGTATCGCACAAGACAAAATCGGTAAAGACTCTTACGTAGCTCTAGAAGTTAAGCAAGTTGTAGAAGAAGGAGCAGAGGGCGAACACAACCACGCACCAAAACAAGTTACAGCTAGCAAAGAAACTAAAGAAGCTTACACCCTAGTAAAATCTTTGAAAAAAGACGAATCTGTAAAAGTTTCTAAAGAAGACCTTATCGCTAAAGAAGACCTTGCTAAAGAACTAGGAATTTCTAAAGACGAAGCTGAAAACATGCACCACAACGAGGTTGAAGTAACTGTTAAAGACATCTACGGTCTAGACTTAGCAGAACTTAACCAAGACATGTTTGACAAAGTTTACGGTAAAGACGAAATCAAGTCTGAAGAAGAACTTAGAGAGCGTGTTAAAAAAGAATTAGACGAGTATTTCCAACAAAACGCTGACGTATACTTCGTTAACAAAGTCTTGGAACAAATCACGGAGAAAGAAGAAATCCAACTTCCAGAAGCATTCTTGGTAAAATGGTTAATGTTCTCTAACCAAAATATCCAGTCTGAAGAGCAGGCTAAAGAAATCTTGGAAAACGAGAAAAGCCAAATCAAATACCAAATCTTGGAAGGTAAATTGATGACACAAAACGAAATCAATTTAGAATACAACGACATCTTAGCACAAGCTGAGCAATTGGTAAGAAACCAGTTAGCAATCTACGGTATCCACCACCTTTCTGACGAAGAAATCCAAAAGTACGCAGTTGAAATGCTGAAAGACGAAAACCAAATCCGTCAAATTTCCTCAGAAGTGGCAATGGCTAAGTTGAAAGACGCGATCCTTGACAAAGCTTCGAAAAAAGAAACAAAAATTTCTCACGATGAGTTTCTTGAAGAACTTAAGAAATAATTAAACTTATATTACAAAGTCCCGACACTAAATTAGTATCGGGACTTTTTTATTTGGGGCGTGCCCCGTTGTTTTCCCCTAAGCGAAGCCTTGCAAAAACAAGCGGGTCGGTCTACGCGCAGTTGCTGTTTTTGTTCGGGGCTTCCACTCCGCTCCGCCACCTCACAAAAACGAGCTCCAACAATGCGCTCCCCCCTCACGCAAATTCAGCATCAATAGAAAGATTCTCATTCTTTAGTTCATAAAAAAAACCTCTAAAAAGAGGCTTAATATAATTTATAAATTCATGAACAGTTTTGGATTAACCGGCGTATTATTTCTGTGAACTTCATAATGCAGATGTGGCCCTGTTGAACGTCCAGAATTTCCAGATTTGGCAATAACCTCACCAACCTTCACTTCTTGGTTGGCAGACACAGAAATGCTCGACAAATGTCCATACAGTGTCGCTAGACCATTGGCATGCGAAACAATCACACAGTTACCATAGCCGCCTTTTTGTCCAGCAAACAAAACCTTACCAGCCGCCGCAGCGACAACATCCGTTCCGTAAGCTACCGCGACATCAATCCCCTTATGGAACTGCATTTGGTCTTTTTCAGCAAGCGCATTTTGATCCGCTTTTGAATCGTCTTTCAAAGCAGAATTATTTGCCAAAGAAGTACTATCATTAGCTGGTTTCAATGTTTTAACAGAAGCAAAAACAGTTTTGAAAGGAATTGGATTTTTTCTAATCCCGAAGTTAGAAGAAATATAACCTGAAGTTGGAACGCCTAGCGGCACTTGTTGCAGCTTCTTCTCTAGATCCACCAAATATTGGCTATAACGATTGGACTGTTTGGAAAGGTAAACTTCGTTGGCTAAGCTATCTTTGGCAAGACTTTCAATTCTTAAATCAGACGCATTTTTTGACACCAAAAAAGCATTGATATTGCGAACCACTTGGTCCACACTTAATAGATTTTCCTTGAGCTCGCGGTGGTCAATACTATCTTTAGTAGTATTAATTTTCACGAGGTTAACTTGATAATTTTTATCATCTCTATCTGCATACAACTTACCAATAACAAAAGATTGTCCAAAAACAATCAGCAGCAAAGCCGCCAAAATAATATTTGTTTTTTTGTTACTTCTAAAAAATCTCTTCATATTTTCTATGCTTAGTATATAACTTAATAACGACCTGCAAAATTAAATATTTTTTGTAACATATAGATTTACAATATTATGTTTAACAAATTTTAATTATTTTTTAAGACTATTAAACACGGAACCCGTTATAACTATTGATTTGATATTGATTAATTTTCTTTTTAATATTATAATTGTAGCTTTGCATTATTAGTGAATTTAAGTGAATTAAAAATGGCTAAATCAAAACCATCGCAGTTGCCGATAGTCGGTGTTGTAGGAAGTGGAAGCTTTGCAACGGCAATTGTTAAAATGCTTACCGAAAACTGTAAAACGGTGCATTGGCACGTCCGAAACGAATTTGTAAAAGGTGCCATCCAATTGCGGGGACACAACCCAACTTACCTTCCAATGGTAAGCTTCAATCTTAAACAATTAAAACTAACGACCGACATCAATGAGTTGGTGGAATCTTGTGATATTATTGTTCTAGCAACGCCTTCGATTTATCTAGCTGCGACTTTAGAACATCTTAACTGCAATTATAAAGACAAGTTATTCTGTTCTGCCATCAAAGGTATTGTCCCAGAATATAATGATATTGTTGCCAATTATCTTCGTGATAAATTCCAGATTGGTTATCGCAATCAAGCTGTAATTGCTGGACCTTGTCATGCTGAAGAAGTTGCTATGGAACGTTTGTCTTATTTAACGATAGCTGCCGCAGAAGCTCAGGATTCTGAAACATTGGCTAAAATATTTTCATCGTTCTATATTAAAGTTAACCAAAGCTGCGATATTCTTGGCAATGAGTACAGTGCCATTCTAAAAAACATCTACGCCATCGGCGCTGGTATTGCAAGCGGCTTAGGCTACGGCGACAACTTCATTGCGGTGTATGTTTCGAATGCCATTCGCGAGATGGAAACTTTTTTGGAAGCCATTTATCCAGAACCGCGAGATGTTAACGAAAGCGCTTATCTTGGCGACCTTTTGGTAACAGCATACTCGTTGTTCTCGCGTAACCGAAATCTTGGAAATCTTATCGGAAAAGGCTACACCATAAAATCGGCCATCCAATCTATGAACATGGTTGCAGAAGGCTATTATGCTACCAATGGTATCTATAGCATTTGTAAAGAAAAGAAACTAAAACTTCCGATTATCAATACAATTTTCGCTGTTCTTTATGAAGAAAAAAATGCGGAAAAACAGTTTGCTAAATTAACAGACAAATTGACCTAATAATGACAAACTTCTAGCCCCGATGGCAACGGCATCCTTTGTGGTTGGCGCGAGATGACAACTAGGACTTTTGTCCAAAAGCCTTCTATCGAGCGACAAGTACAAAGATATAGTGGACAGCGGGAAAAAGCTCCTAATAATAGCGATAAATAAAATCCGCCTTTCAAAAATTTGAAAGGCGGATTTTTGTATTTTAAAAACTGAATTAAAATTCAGCGCTTTTGGGCGTTCTTGGGAAAGGGATAACGTCGCGAATATTGGTCATACCTGTGATAAACAAGACCAAACGCTCTAATCCTAAACCGAATCCTGCATGCGGCACAGACCCGAACTTGCGCGTATCGAGGTACCACCAAAGCTCTTGCTCGTCAACATGCATATCTGTCATTTTTTGTTTTAGAACATCATAACGCGCTTCACGTTCTGACCCACCGATAATCTCGCCAATGCCTGGGAACAATACGTCCATCGCGGCTACGGTTTTGTTATCTTCGTTCAACTTCATGTAAAAAGCTTTGATTTCTTTTGGATAATCGAACAATACAACTGGACTTTCGAAGTGTTTTTCAACTAAGAAACGCTCGTGCTCCGATTGTAGATCTGCGCCCCACTCTTCGATTGGATATTGGAATTTACCTTTTTTGTTTTCTTTAGAATTTAATAAAATGTCAATAGCTTCTGTGTAAGAAACTCGCTTGAAACGCTTAGATACAACATTTTGTAATTTCTCAATAAGACCTTCTTTTGCTCTTTCTTTCTCGGGTTTTGTTTTTTGTTCTTCTGCAAAACGCTTATCCAAAAATTCTAAATCATCTTTACAATTTTCAAGACAATAATTAATGACATATTTCAAGAAATCTTCTGCTAAGTCGATATTATCTTCCAAATTATTGAAAGCCACTTCTGGCTCTATCATCCAAAACTCTGCTAGGTGACGCGTTGTATTAGAATTTTCTGCACGGAAAGTAGGCCCGAATGTATAAATCCTTCCCAAGCCCATTGCAGCAGTTTCGCCCTCCAACTGACCAGAAACCGTAAGGTTAGTCTTTCTACCAAAGAAGTCCTGGCTATAGTCGATCGCGCCGTCTTCGTCTCTCGGAATATTATTTAGATCAAAATTAGTTACGCCAAACATTTCTCCCGCTCCTTCTGCATCGGCTCCCGTAACAATGGGTGTGTTGATATAGAAAAATTGGTTTTGGTTAAAATACTGGTGAATTGCAAAACTAATAGCATGACGAATTCTGAAAACGGCTCCAAACAAATTGGTTCTGAATCTAAGATGCGCTTGCTCGCGTAGTTTTTCTAAACTATGTTTTTTAGGTTGCAAAATTGTCGATTGCAATTCCTCGGTAAAGTTTTCTCCAAGAATTGTAATTTTTTTCGCAATGAGTTCTACAGTTTGCCCAGCACCTTGACTTTCTACCACTTCACCAGTTATTTTCAGAGAGGCTGCTGTATTGATATTTTTGATAATGTTTTCATCAAAATTTTCGAAGTCTACTACCACCTGCAAATTATTGATGGTAGAACCGTCGTTAAGTGCAATAAAACGATTAGAACGGAATGCTCTAACCCAACCGTAAACTGTAATGTCGTGATGTAAAACTTTCTTGTAATCTGTTAAAAGATCTTTAATTGTTTGCTTTTTCATTATCAAAAATTAATGTCCACAAAGTTATGAAATTAATATGCTTCTGCCCATTAACTATTGCAGTAAATATTTTTTTTAAGAGATTTTTCTTGTCGAATTTTTCTTGCGTGGTAACAACTAAAGTATCGTAATGCAATTTTGGAAAAAATAACAATGAAAACTCATCTTAAAAATAAACTTTAAAAATCTTTAGTAATAATTCCTAACAATTGAAATTTCAAAATCTCTAAAATAACGCAAGAAATCGCGATAGAGTTTTGTTTTTTAACACGATGAAAGAAAATAAATATTTCGAGAAACGAGATAATTTAGAAATTACTCATCTTTTTTGGAATCCGTTAAAAAAACATCCATCAAACCATCTGGCAATTGCATTTGGATATATTTTTCGTCACGGTTAACTTCAAGAATCCAATCTTTGATAATCGGAATAACAACATCACGATCTGCCAATTTTAACATAAAATAATGTTGAGCCGTTTGGTCATTCACAGATTGAATTATTCCACAAGATTTTCCATCTTCTTCGCGAATCTCGAAGCCGACAATCTCGTGATAATAAAATTGTTTACCGGACAGTTTCGGTAAAGTAGAAAGAGGAAGATAGACATCTTTCCCAAGAACCTGTTCTGCTAAAGCTTCGGTAACATTTTTGAACAAAATATTAAGCGCATCAGTCTTGCTCCAAGATGTTTTTTCAATAAAAAAAGGAACCAATAATCCGTTGATTTCAACGAATATTGATTCCAATTTATTGTAAAGTTCGGGTTGATCGGTATCCAATTTCAGGATCACGTTACCCGCTAATCCGTGCTTACGCGTAATTTTTCCTAAAAAGTAACAGTCTTCCTTACGCATAATATCAGATTATTAAGCTTCTGTATTTTCTTCAGCAGCAGCTTCTCCTTCTGCAGGGGCTTCTGTAGTTTCTTCAACTGGTGCGTTAGCAGCTTCTTCAGCAGCTTTTGCGTCAGCCTCAGCTTGTGCAACTGCAGCCAATCTAGCTTCGTTTACTTTAGCTTCAGCTTCCAAAGCAGCTTTTTTAGCATCGGCTTTTGCTTTAGCCAAACCTTCAGCTTTACCTTGTACTTTTGATTCTTTACCTTCTACCCAAGCAGCGAATCTCTTCTCAGCTTCAGCTTCATCGAAAGCACCTTTAGCAACACCACCTTGTAAGTGTTTTTTGTAAAGAGCTCCTTTGTAAGATAAAATTGCTCTAGCAGTATCAGACGGTTGAGCACCTTTGTTTAACCACTCTACAGCAGCATCAACATCCAAATTGATAGTTGCAGGGTTAGTAATAGGATTGTAAGTACCGATTTTCTCGATGAATTTACCATCTCTCTTAGCTCTTGAATCTGCTACTACGATGTGGAAAAAAGGCTTACCTTTTGACCCGTGTCTTTGTAATCTAATTTTTACTGACATATTGTTTTAATTTTTGGGATCACGTCCCGGTTAAATTTTAATAGTGTGCAAAGATAATAAATTCTTTTAATTTTAAAATTAATTATCAAAACTATTTTATTTAATCTAAAAAAATCTATCAACTACAAACCTCCCATATAGAAAAGCCCTAGACATTTTTGATTTTCTTCAATTTTCAAAGATTCTTGGAGATGATTGACCACAGCCGAAGAACTCCAATAGCACCCAATTCTGTTGGCTGTACATGTTAGATACATATTTTGCACAGCCATCGCTGTAGCAGCAATTTCTTCCCACTCGGGCACCAAAGGACTGAACTCACAAACGATAGAAATCACAATATTGGCTTTGCTTATTTTGAAACCAATATCCTGATATTTTTTCTCTAAAAAAATTTGTGGTGGCGTTGTGTCTTTATAAATCGATTGTAATTCTTCGCCTAATAACTGCTTTTCTTCACCTCGAAAAATCTTGAAACGCCAAGGTTTTGTTCTCTTATGATTGGGCGCCAAAACTGCTGCACCCAAGATATCTTCCAAAATATGCTCCGGAATTGGCGCTTCTGCGTAATCTTTTGGAAAGACACTTCTTCGCTCTTCGATGATATGTTTTAAAATTTTCGCATTTTCCATAATACAAAAATACGAATAGATTAGCGATTTTTAATTTAAGTTTTATAAATATAGTATTGTACAGCTTCCTGATTATCAAGCAATATATCTTTACAATATGTCATGCCGCAATTCTCCAAAACCTTTATTGATGCCAAATTATCTTTCATCGCACGTCCGATAATTTCGTTGAGATTCAGCACAGAAAAAGCACAATACACACAAGCCTTGGCTGTTTCGGTTGCAATGCCTTGATTCCAAAATTCTTCAAAAATATGGAAACCCAAATCCACTTCATGCGTTTGAAAATCTCTTTTCAAGCCACACCAACCTAAGCATTCTAGCCTTTGCTTATCGACAATTGCCCATCTTCCAAATCCATGTTTTGGGTATTCTTTATAATTTTGAAGAAAATTTTGCGCTTCTTCCACCTCAGAAAAAGCTTTATCACCAGTATATTTTAAAACATTAGGATTGCTATTAAGTTCAAAAAAGAATGACGCATCATTTTCTGTTAACTCTCGAAGAAAAAACGATTGGTTTCAATTATAATCTTCATTATTATAAAATCTCTTCGATACGTTGATGGATTTTATTCAAAATAAACTCGTCCCCTGCGCGCATGCCAAGCATTTTTTGAGCAATAGGACTTTCTTCCGAAATCGCATAAAACCGATCTCCTTCAAAGAAAAACTCACCTAACGACACCGAAATATAAAATCTCGCTTTATTGGTAATAACAACAGAACCCAATTGTACTTTCTCAAACTCGGTATTCACCACTTTTGCCATCGCTTTTTGCATAGTATAAAAACCGCCCAACTGCTTTTGCAGTTGATAAATCTCTTCCTGAGCTTCCTCTCGGACGCTATCATATTTTGGCGTTTTCTTAATATCGCGACTTGCTTCTATTGTAAAATCAATAAACTTTTCAAGCTTACTAATTTTCTCCGAAAGCATTGTCATAATGTGGCTTCGCAACGCACTTTTCACATAGCCTAACTTCTGCATAAACATTAATATTTAAACTAAATATAAAACAATTTAATAAAAAGATTAATCCGAATCATAGGTTTTTACTATTCACAAAAAATTATAAAGAAATTCCCCCGAATCGTATAAAACTTCCTACCAGCAAAAATCCAACGCCCAACAAAGTCACACAAATAATATGAAAAGCCATTAAAGGAAGGCTTTTAGGAGACAATTTAGGAAGCACAAAAAAGTTGGCGCTTATCGCAAACATCACCGTAATCAATAGAAATAAAAGCTTAATAGAAATTGCTGTTTCCAAAGGATTCGAATAATGAAACCAATCCTGAAATTTCACCCCAAATTGATACGACATCCAAACGCCAGTAATCACCATCACCAAAAGCGCGGGAATGCCTATTTTCTCGTATTTTCTTTCAAAATTTAAAAGAATTTCGGGGTCTTTTTTCTTTAAAACTTCTGGTAAAATTCCTATCGCCAAAACCAAATGTCCGCCCACCCAAATGCAGGCTCCCAAAAGGTGAAATATTAAAAGTAAATGATGTGACATTTTCAAAAATTATACCTCAAAAATACTCATTTTCTAGCTTAATTCTTAAGTTTTGGGCGCAAAATTCCGGCTGTCACTAGTCGCTTTCCAAGCCTTTGCTCAGCCAAGCTTTTGGAAGAGCTCCAACATGCCGTTCCATCCGGTGCGCAATTTTGTCATAAATTGACATTTGGGCATTATCTTTGAGAAAATATAATTTGTCATTTTGAACGAACATTGAGCTTGTCGAAATGAAAGTGAGAAATCTTAAAACTAGATTCATCGTTCCTTGGAATCACAAAAAAAAAAGAATTAATACAAAAAAAATATGAACATACTAACTCAAAACTTCAATACACCATTTCATACCGCACCTTTTGATCAAATAAAAAACGAAGATTATCTTCCCGCATTCAAAGAATTAATTTCAGAATCTGAGAAAGAAATCAACGATATTGTCAACAATCCAGCAGCGCCAACTTTTGAAAACACCATCGAAGCCATGGCATATTCGGGAGAAAAACTGGATGTGGTTTCCAATATTTTTTTCAATCTCAATTCCGCAGAAACCAATGATGAAATCCAAAAGATTGCACAAGAAGTTTCCCCACTTTTAACAGAATTTTCATCTAAAATTTCTCAAAACGAAAAACTCTTCGAAAGAATTAAAAAAGTGTTTGACGAAATGAGTTTACGAATTCCATCTGACAAAAAAAATCAAGATAAAAGTGCAGATGAAAAAGACAATTACAAGCTCAACGAAGAACAACAAATGCTTCTTAATGAGACTTACAAAGGTTTTGTAAGAAGTGGCGCTTTGCTGAATGAGGAGGATAAAAAGAAATTGGAGAAAATTAATATCGATTTATCCACGAAGTCGCTTCAGTTTGGACAAAATGCTTTGGCCGCAACCAATGCATATTTCAAACATATCACCAAAAAAGACGATTTGGCGGGAATTCCAGACGCGATTTTGTCTCAATATGAAGAGGAAGCTAAAGAAAGAAAGTTGGAAGGCTGGGTAGTCACTTTGCAATATCCGAGCTATGTTCCGTTCATGACTTATGCTGAAAATCGCGAATTAAGAAAGGAATTAGCGCTTGCTAACGGAAAAAAATCTTTCGATGGTGGCGAATTAGACAATCAGAATCTCATCAAAGAAATCATCACTTTAAAACAACAAAAAGCAGAATTGTTGGGCTATAAAAACTATGCTGACTACGTTTTAGAAGAAAGAATGGCAAAATCTCCAACCAAAGTTTTAGATTTTTTAAATGAACTTTTGATTAAAGCAACGCCTTACGCGCAAAAAGAAATTGAGGAATTAAAAACTCTTGCAAAAGCCGACGGAATCGGGGAAATGCAAAGTTACGACCACGCTTTTTACGCTGAAAAATTGCGTAAAGCGAAATACGATTTCAATGATGAGGAATTGAAACCTTATTTCCCGTTAAATCAAGTTCAGGATGCAGTTTTCACATTAGCAGGAAAACTTTTCGGACTGACTTTTAAAGAAGTTCACAATATTCCAAAATACCATGCTGATGTTCAAACCTATGAAGTTTATGAAGTTCAGAATCAAGAGCCAAGAGCCAAGAGTCAAGAATCAAGAGCCAAGAATCAAGATAACGAAAACCAACAGCCAATAACTGACA
This genomic stretch from Chryseobacterium sp. POL2 harbors:
- a CDS encoding NAD(P)H-dependent glycerol-3-phosphate dehydrogenase is translated as MAKSKPSQLPIVGVVGSGSFATAIVKMLTENCKTVHWHVRNEFVKGAIQLRGHNPTYLPMVSFNLKQLKLTTDINELVESCDIIVLATPSIYLAATLEHLNCNYKDKLFCSAIKGIVPEYNDIVANYLRDKFQIGYRNQAVIAGPCHAEEVAMERLSYLTIAAAEAQDSETLAKIFSSFYIKVNQSCDILGNEYSAILKNIYAIGAGIASGLGYGDNFIAVYVSNAIREMETFLEAIYPEPRDVNESAYLGDLLVTAYSLFSRNRNLGNLIGKGYTIKSAIQSMNMVAEGYYATNGIYSICKEKKLKLPIINTIFAVLYEEKNAEKQFAKLTDKLT
- a CDS encoding nitroreductase — encoded protein: MENAKILKHIIEERRSVFPKDYAEAPIPEHILEDILGAAVLAPNHKRTKPWRFKIFRGEEKQLLGEELQSIYKDTTPPQIFLEKKYQDIGFKISKANIVISIVCEFSPLVPEWEEIAATAMAVQNMYLTCTANRIGCYWSSSAVVNHLQESLKIEENQKCLGLFYMGGL
- a CDS encoding TonB-dependent receptor, with translation MNKILKLLLFLVGVTHHAQQYNIAGVVKDFHDKTALRNAKIVIGTSTATTDNNGKFEIKNLKSDVYTIIVTHPDCDAYQSNIELSKSLNLEILLEHHSNEIESITIHAAHKSKGAIIVKTLDQSTIEKNATENLGNLLTKISGVSTLKTGNSIAKPVIHGMYGSRISIINNGVKLAEQEWGVEHAPNVDINNFEHIDVIKGASALKYGTDAVGGVIVLEPEIFKKKDSLTGSTNISGISNGRGLGLDLKLLKTWQNAWAIKVNGSFKKLGDLSTPDYNLMNTGMDFSSFNISVQKNEFKQGISFDYYVTNQNLGIFRGSHVGNDKDFYLAMTTPQPIYMRDFSYSIDNPRQEIAHHIAKVSAFKRFEHFGKVSATYSFQYNHRQEFDIRRGDLKNTPSMDLELITHQLNLNDLLEREKWSLETGIDLIYQNNYSNPKTQSRRLVPNYDKYSGGLYSIFKYKIANNFQAEIGARYDVTHYNVTKWYDIKDWTTNYAKDFSEFYVRTNQNRVLTNPILNYHNLSYNAGLDWKISPEFSIKFNYARVERTPNIAELFAEGLHHSAAIIEKGNMRLQNEKGNQLNLLIDGKLHLLGGLDFSINSYYFATNNFINQIPTGIQQATQVGPFPVWEYQQINAKMYGVDLDINWKLTDNLTYRGRGAYLYGQDTTHDEPLILMMPTNFSNNLEFHKKEWKNFSLSLENKTVLRQNRFPIHNSEIVFYEDGEEITKTVDFSTPPDGYSLWNVQAGFNLAKNLYTGVSIQNLFNKSYRDYLNRLRYFSDDLGRNFIFNIRYNF
- the asnS gene encoding asparagine--tRNA ligase encodes the protein MKKQTIKDLLTDYKKVLHHDITVYGWVRAFRSNRFIALNDGSTINNLQVVVDFENFDENIIKNINTAASLKITGEVVESQGAGQTVELIAKKITILGENFTEELQSTILQPKKHSLEKLREQAHLRFRTNLFGAVFRIRHAISFAIHQYFNQNQFFYINTPIVTGADAEGAGEMFGVTNFDLNNIPRDEDGAIDYSQDFFGRKTNLTVSGQLEGETAAMGLGRIYTFGPTFRAENSNTTRHLAEFWMIEPEVAFNNLEDNIDLAEDFLKYVINYCLENCKDDLEFLDKRFAEEQKTKPEKERAKEGLIEKLQNVVSKRFKRVSYTEAIDILLNSKENKKGKFQYPIEEWGADLQSEHERFLVEKHFESPVVLFDYPKEIKAFYMKLNEDNKTVAAMDVLFPGIGEIIGGSEREARYDVLKQKMTDMHVDEQELWWYLDTRKFGSVPHAGFGLGLERLVLFITGMTNIRDVIPFPRTPKSAEF
- a CDS encoding 30S ribosomal protein S16; translated protein: MSVKIRLQRHGSKGKPFFHIVVADSRAKRDGKFIEKIGTYNPITNPATINLDVDAAVEWLNKGAQPSDTARAILSYKGALYKKHLQGGVAKGAFDEAEAEKRFAAWVEGKESKVQGKAEGLAKAKADAKKAALEAEAKVNEARLAAVAQAEADAKAAEEAANAPVEETTEAPAEGEAAAEENTEA
- a CDS encoding M23 family metallopeptidase, with product MKRFFRSNKKTNIILAALLLIVFGQSFVIGKLYADRDDKNYQVNLVKINTTKDSIDHRELKENLLSVDQVVRNINAFLVSKNASDLRIESLAKDSLANEVYLSKQSNRYSQYLVDLEKKLQQVPLGVPTSGYISSNFGIRKNPIPFKTVFASVKTLKPANDSTSLANNSALKDDSKADQNALAEKDQMQFHKGIDVAVAYGTDVVAAAAGKVLFAGQKGGYGNCVIVSHANGLATLYGHLSSISVSANQEVKVGEVIAKSGNSGRSTGPHLHYEVHRNNTPVNPKLFMNL
- a CDS encoding trigger factor — protein: MNVTAQNHDEVSALLTVTLDKSDYKEKVEKTLINYAKNAQVPGFRKGKVPLSMVKRQYEAGIAFEEINKQVSEALNNYVNDNKLRLVGQPVPQPMNEFDYNADQLSVGFEIGYEPEFTIDLSKYEAPHFQVEASDKEINTSVENMQKRFAERIAQDKIGKDSYVALEVKQVVEEGAEGEHNHAPKQVTASKETKEAYTLVKSLKKDESVKVSKEDLIAKEDLAKELGISKDEAENMHHNEVEVTVKDIYGLDLAELNQDMFDKVYGKDEIKSEEELRERVKKELDEYFQQNADVYFVNKVLEQITEKEEIQLPEAFLVKWLMFSNQNIQSEEQAKEILENEKSQIKYQILEGKLMTQNEINLEYNDILAQAEQLVRNQLAIYGIHHLSDEEIQKYAVEMLKDENQIRQISSEVAMAKLKDAILDKASKKETKISHDEFLEELKK
- the rimM gene encoding ribosome maturation factor RimM (Essential for efficient processing of 16S rRNA) yields the protein MRKEDCYFLGKITRKHGLAGNVILKLDTDQPELYNKLESIFVEINGLLVPFFIEKTSWSKTDALNILFKNVTEALAEQVLGKDVYLPLSTLPKLSGKQFYYHEIVGFEIREEDGKSCGIIQSVNDQTAQHYFMLKLADRDVVIPIIKDWILEVNRDEKYIQMQLPDGLMDVFLTDSKKDE